A window from Pseudomonas kribbensis encodes these proteins:
- the gabD gene encoding NADP-dependent succinate-semialdehyde dehydrogenase, producing MQLKDTQLFRQQAFIDGAWVDADNGQTIKVNNPATGEILGTVPKMGAAETRRAIEAADKALPAWRALTAKERAGKLRRWFELIIENQEDLARLMTLEQGKPLAEAKGEIVYAASFIEWFAEEAKRIYGDVIPGHQPDKRLIVIKQPIGVTAAITPWNFPAAMITRKAGPALAAGCTMVLKPASQTPFSAFALAELAQRAGIPKGVFSVVSGSAGDIGSELTSNPIVRKLSFTGSTEIGRQLMSECAKDIKKVSLELGGNAPFIVFDDADLDKAVEGAIISKYRNNGQTCVCANRLYIQDSVYDAFAEKLKAAVAKLKIGNGLEDGTTTGPLIDEKAVAKVQEHIADAVAKGATVLAGGKQMEGNFFEPTILTNVPKNAAVAKEETFGPLAPLFRFKDEAEVIAMSNDTEFGLASYFYARDLGRVFRVAEALEYGMVGVNTGLISNEVAPFGGIKASGLGREGSKYGIEDYLEIKYLCLGI from the coding sequence ATGCAGCTTAAAGACACCCAGTTGTTCCGCCAGCAAGCCTTCATCGATGGCGCTTGGGTCGACGCGGACAACGGTCAGACGATCAAGGTCAACAACCCGGCCACCGGCGAAATCCTTGGCACCGTGCCGAAGATGGGCGCTGCCGAAACCCGCCGCGCGATTGAAGCCGCTGACAAAGCGCTGCCGGCCTGGCGTGCACTGACCGCCAAGGAGCGTGCAGGCAAACTGCGTCGCTGGTTCGAGCTGATCATCGAGAACCAGGAAGACCTGGCTCGTCTGATGACCCTCGAGCAGGGCAAGCCACTGGCCGAAGCCAAGGGCGAAATCGTCTACGCTGCTTCGTTCATCGAGTGGTTCGCCGAAGAAGCCAAGCGCATCTACGGCGACGTGATTCCGGGCCACCAGCCTGACAAGCGCCTGATCGTGATCAAGCAGCCAATCGGTGTGACCGCCGCCATCACCCCGTGGAACTTCCCGGCGGCGATGATTACCCGTAAAGCGGGCCCGGCCCTGGCCGCCGGTTGCACCATGGTGCTCAAGCCTGCTTCGCAAACCCCGTTCTCCGCTTTCGCCCTGGCCGAACTGGCCCAGCGCGCCGGCATCCCTAAAGGTGTGTTCAGCGTGGTGTCCGGTAGCGCCGGCGACATCGGCAGCGAGCTGACCAGCAACCCGATCGTGCGCAAGCTGTCCTTCACCGGCTCGACCGAAATCGGTCGTCAGCTGATGTCGGAATGCGCCAAGGACATCAAGAAAGTTTCCCTGGAACTGGGCGGCAACGCGCCGTTCATCGTGTTCGACGACGCGGACCTGGATAAGGCCGTCGAAGGCGCGATCATTTCCAAGTACCGCAACAACGGCCAGACCTGCGTCTGCGCCAACCGTCTGTACATTCAGGACTCGGTCTACGACGCGTTTGCCGAGAAACTGAAAGCGGCAGTCGCCAAGCTGAAGATCGGCAATGGTCTGGAAGACGGCACCACCACCGGTCCGCTGATCGACGAGAAAGCTGTAGCCAAGGTCCAAGAGCACATCGCCGACGCCGTGGCCAAAGGCGCCACCGTGCTGGCCGGCGGCAAGCAGATGGAAGGCAACTTCTTCGAACCGACCATCCTGACCAACGTGCCGAAAAATGCTGCAGTGGCCAAGGAAGAAACCTTCGGTCCGCTGGCGCCGCTGTTCCGCTTCAAAGACGAAGCCGAAGTGATCGCGATGTCGAACGACACCGAGTTCGGTCTGGCTTCGTACTTCTACGCTCGTGACCTGGGCCGTGTGTTCCGTGTGGCTGAAGCCCTGGAATACGGCATGGTCGGCGTCAACACCGGGCTGATCTCCAACGAAGTCGCGC
- a CDS encoding vWA domain-containing protein, with amino-acid sequence MSLPSMLLRPLAAGVLLVVAGCGVSSSPESAAVPPPAQLPSKPVAQPERVMADHSLAKRSALAAPTASFAPMPAGESYPQDYRAEPREQYETLADNPIHSVAETPVSTFSADVDTGAYANVRRLLNQGRLPPEGAVRLEEMVNYFPYDYALPNDGSPFGVTTELAASPWNPHTRLLRIGIKASDRAVAELAPANLVFLVDVSGSMDRREGLPLVKSTLKLLVDQLREQDRVSLVVYAGESRVVLEPTSGREKAKIRSAIEQLTAGGSTAGASGIELAYQMARQAFIPKGINRILLATDGDFNVGVSDFDSLKQMAVDKRKTGISLTTLGFGVDNYNEHLMEQLADAGDGNYAYIDNLREARKVLVDQLGSTLAVVAKNVKLQVEFNPAQVSEYRLLGYENRALKREDFSNDKVDAGEIGAGHTVTALYEVVPAGEKGWLEPLRYGKSEPAISGKNGELAMLRVRYQKPEGGKSLLIERPIASQVAPASEDLRFAAAVAAFSQQLKDGRYTGDFSLKDTEALARGARGDDRFGLRNEFVQLVELAQSLRTATASNTMPTERRIE; translated from the coding sequence ATGTCTCTTCCTTCGATGCTTCTGCGACCCCTGGCTGCCGGTGTGCTGTTGGTCGTCGCCGGTTGCGGTGTTTCCTCCAGTCCGGAATCCGCCGCCGTGCCGCCACCGGCACAGCTCCCCTCCAAACCCGTAGCGCAACCAGAGAGGGTCATGGCCGATCACTCTTTGGCCAAGCGCAGTGCATTGGCGGCGCCGACGGCCAGTTTTGCACCGATGCCGGCCGGGGAAAGTTATCCACAGGACTATCGCGCCGAGCCGCGCGAACAATACGAAACCCTGGCCGATAACCCGATTCACAGCGTTGCCGAAACGCCCGTCTCGACCTTCAGTGCCGATGTGGACACCGGCGCCTACGCCAACGTCCGCCGTCTGCTGAATCAGGGTCGTCTTCCGCCGGAAGGCGCGGTGCGGCTGGAGGAGATGGTCAATTACTTTCCCTATGACTATGCGTTGCCCAATGACGGATCACCGTTCGGCGTGACCACTGAACTGGCCGCTTCGCCCTGGAACCCGCACACCCGGCTGCTGCGCATCGGTATCAAGGCGTCTGACCGCGCAGTGGCGGAACTGGCGCCTGCCAATCTGGTGTTTCTGGTGGATGTCTCCGGCTCGATGGACCGTCGCGAAGGGCTGCCGCTGGTCAAAAGCACCCTGAAGCTGCTGGTCGATCAATTGCGTGAGCAGGACCGTGTATCGCTGGTGGTGTATGCCGGCGAATCCAGAGTGGTGCTGGAACCGACTTCCGGACGGGAAAAAGCGAAAATTCGCTCAGCCATCGAGCAGTTGACGGCGGGAGGCTCGACCGCTGGTGCTTCCGGCATCGAACTGGCCTACCAAATGGCGCGACAAGCCTTCATTCCCAAAGGCATCAACCGCATCCTGCTGGCCACCGACGGTGACTTCAACGTCGGCGTCAGCGACTTCGACAGCCTCAAGCAAATGGCTGTGGATAAACGCAAGACCGGGATTTCCCTGACCACCCTGGGTTTTGGTGTGGATAACTACAATGAACATCTGATGGAACAACTGGCGGACGCCGGCGACGGCAACTACGCCTACATCGACAACCTGCGTGAAGCGCGCAAGGTCTTGGTGGATCAGTTGGGTTCGACCCTCGCCGTGGTGGCGAAAAACGTCAAATTGCAGGTGGAATTCAACCCGGCGCAAGTCAGTGAATACCGGCTGCTCGGCTACGAAAACCGCGCACTCAAGCGTGAGGATTTCAGTAATGACAAGGTCGATGCCGGTGAAATCGGTGCAGGCCATACGGTGACGGCGCTGTATGAAGTTGTCCCGGCCGGCGAGAAGGGCTGGTTGGAGCCGCTGCGCTACGGTAAGTCGGAGCCGGCTATTTCCGGGAAAAACGGAGAATTGGCGATGCTGCGTGTGCGATATCAAAAGCCCGAAGGTGGGAAAAGTCTGCTGATCGAGCGGCCGATTGCCAGTCAGGTTGCGCCCGCCAGTGAAGACCTGCGCTTTGCTGCCGCCGTCGCTGCGTTTTCCCAGCAACTCAAGGATGGCCGCTACACCGGCGATTTCAGCCTCAAGGATACCGAAGCGCTGGCCCGAGGTGCCCGTGGCGATGACCGCTTCGGCCTGCGCAACGAATTCGTGCAACTGGTGGAACTGGCGCAGAGCCTGCGGACTGCGACTGCCTCCAACACGATGCCGACCGAGCGACGGATTGAATAG
- a CDS encoding RNA polymerase sigma factor, whose amino-acid sequence MFANADSLEASSDESLLARYREGDGKAFEILYARHRQSLYRFLLGLSGKPELAEEVYQETWLSLIRSASQPQGRATFRTWLFQIARNRLIDHWRKHGAHQPLHDSYDEQTHAVSDDASDPEQLLSLSRDSLRLDSALQTLPADQREVFLLRAHGDLDLAQIASLTETPLETVKSRLRYAQHKLRRLLAEEVLT is encoded by the coding sequence TTGTTTGCCAACGCCGACAGCCTTGAGGCCAGCAGCGACGAATCGCTGCTGGCCCGATATCGCGAGGGCGACGGCAAGGCGTTCGAGATTTTGTACGCCCGTCATCGCCAGAGCCTGTACCGGTTTCTGCTCGGGTTGAGTGGCAAGCCGGAGCTGGCCGAAGAGGTGTATCAGGAAACCTGGCTGAGCCTGATCCGCAGCGCCAGTCAGCCACAAGGTCGGGCGACTTTTCGTACCTGGTTGTTCCAGATTGCGCGCAATCGTCTGATCGATCACTGGCGCAAGCATGGCGCCCATCAGCCGTTGCATGACAGCTACGATGAACAGACCCATGCGGTCAGTGACGATGCAAGCGACCCCGAACAACTGCTGAGTCTCAGCCGCGACAGCCTGCGCCTGGACAGCGCGCTGCAAACCCTGCCTGCCGACCAGCGCGAAGTGTTCCTGCTGCGCGCCCACGGCGACCTCGACCTGGCGCAAATCGCCAGCCTCACCGAAACACCGCTGGAAACCGTCAAGAGCCGCTTGCGCTACGCCCAGCACAAACTGCGTCGGCTGCTGGCCGAGGAGGTACTGACATGA